GCAATGCCTAATATCCGATCCGGACCAAACCGCTCTACCAATACTGCATTGATCTGTGACCCAACAATCAGACCGGCTGTGTTAGTAAAAAAAACCATTCCAAAATATTGAGGACTGACGCCATATACCTCCATGATAATAAATGGTGCGCAGATCACATAGGCGTATAAGGCAGATTGCATAAGACCAACAACTATGGTGTATGAAAGCAATTGCGTACAACTAAGCAATAACAAATACTGTCTGATAGCGGTCGATGCCGTACTGTGCACGCGCTTTTTTTTCGGTAGTGTTTCTTTGAATGAAAGTATGATGCTGCCAACTAAAAATGCGCCCAACGCTGACATCGCTCCAAATATGGGACGCCACCCAAAGTCTGCCATCCAGCCACCTAATACTGGAGCGATCATAGGACCAGCTAGCACGACCATGAGCATGAATGAAAATGCTTGTGCTGAACCTGTCAAACCAAAACGGTCACGAATAATTGCGCGTCCTATCACAACACCGGCACAGCCGCCCATTCCTTGTACGAAACGCCATGTCATCAGAATCGCAAGGTTCTCTGAAAAAGCACAGCCGACAGATGCAATGGTATAGATCACAATACCAAAACACAGTGGTAATTTTCTACCGATTCGGTCACTCAAAGGACCATATAACAATTGGCCTATAGCCAACCCAGCCAGAAAGACAAGGATGGTGTACTGCACCTGGTTTTGTGGCGCATCAAACTCCGTCATTATTTTGGGGAGAACCGGTAGATACATATCCATTGATATCGGGCCAAGCGCAGTGGCAATGCCTATGAGTAGTAGCCATTTTGGGTAGCGCTCACTGATTAGCTTTGTCTGAGAATACATTAATTTATATCCTTTCCTTTTAAATTATTTCAGCTTTAATTTTTCATTGCGATTAAAAAAATGAGCGAAGTAAAAAAGGTATAGAAACACAACACACATACAGTTGCTGCACCCAATTAAAATTAAATATAAGCAAATATTTTTTTTCAGTCAAATCAGCGGAGGTGCGTATGTTTGTACTTAACTTTCTAAGCTATTTTTTTATCGCTGATTTTTTTTATAAATATCTAATTTAATCAATTTCAATCAATCCCATCTTCGTACAAGTCATAAAAATTGAAACAAATTTAAGCACCTGTTTTTACAAGTATCAAAAATTTCCGACACGTTAATTTATTTTTTTAATGACGATTTTTGTATAAAATTGTGGCGAAAAAAATACGGAAAGTGGATGAGGTATATAGTGGATCCACATATCCGGACCACAGTTTAAACTCGTGTCTGTCGAAAAGAGACGAGGCAGACCATGAGTGAAAATAAGAGAAAAATATTTAGCCGCGTACAAAAAGCCAAGGTGGCAGTTGAGGCGATCAAAGGCGAAAAGACGATCAATCAGATCGCCCAAAAGTTCGGCGTGCATCCGACGCAGGTTAGCCAGTGGAAGAAATAATTATTGGCAAATGCAGGCAGTCTGTTTGAAGGTAAACGTGCTCCGAAACCGGTCAGCACACAGAACGAACCAGACTGTCTCTATGCCAAAATTTGGGAACTGAATATGGAACTCGACTGACCAGTCACGCGCTCGGTCGTGTACGACAAGAAAAA
The sequence above is drawn from the Undibacterium sp. CCC3.4 genome and encodes:
- a CDS encoding multidrug effflux MFS transporter — its product is MYSQTKLISERYPKWLLLIGIATALGPISMDMYLPVLPKIMTEFDAPQNQVQYTILVFLAGLAIGQLLYGPLSDRIGRKLPLCFGIVIYTIASVGCAFSENLAILMTWRFVQGMGGCAGVVIGRAIIRDRFGLTGSAQAFSFMLMVVLAGPMIAPVLGGWMADFGWRPIFGAMSALGAFLVGSIILSFKETLPKKKRVHSTASTAIRQYLLLLSCTQLLSYTIVVGLMQSALYAYVICAPFIIMEVYGVSPQYFGMVFFTNTAGLIVGSQINAVLVERFGPDRILGIALLSPIVLSLTLIASQLYGFSSLIVVLVALFGILSSHGFISPNGTALGLAHHAEQAGTASALMGAIQFGIGIVAISLTSFFKVTSILPLAFAIGFCSFLALACHRLAARPALKNSISQVEKNE
- a CDS encoding transposase, which translates into the protein MSENKRKIFSRVQKAKVAVEAIKGEKTINQIAQKFGVHPTQVSQWKK